The genomic segment ATCACGCGCCACCCGCGCTCCTCGAGCAGCTTTGTCGAATCGCCGTAGCCGGCGCTGAGATCGAGGGCGAGCGAGCCGGGCCTGGGGTCGGGCGCCAGCGCGATCGCGCCGGTGATGCGCGGGTTCATGGTCCGCCGATTGTCCAAGAGCGCGGGGCAGGGCTCAAGACTGGCCCGGCGCACCGGGCCGTCTTGCTTTACTTTTCAGTGCCAGTAGAATCCTAGGCTCCCGAGCGAGAGTGGCGGAACGGCAGACGCGCAAGGCTCAGGACCTTGTGAGGGCAACCTCGTGGGGGTTCAAGTCCCCCCTCTCGCACCAAGTTCGAATCGCGCCTGCTAGTAGTTTCCGCTCTGAACGCCGCCGGAGGTCTTGTTGCCCGACGTCTCGGAGCCATGGCAGGCCTTAACATCGGAAACACTCGCGCCGATCGCCGAGGCGATTTCGTCGTCAGAGCGTCCGGCGTCGGTCTGTAACCTCACCACGTTGCAGTCGATGTGGCTCTGATTGAGCGAACTGCATCCCGAAATTGCGCCGGCCAGGATTGTCGTCCCCACTGCGGCGCCAATCGCCAGCTTCCTTAGCGTTCCAGTCATCAGCATGTCCCCTCTGTGTCGGCTTGTTGTTCCCCAAGATGGCCGGACACGCGCGCACGATATTATCAACCAGTGTTAATTTACAAGCTTGATTTGGAGGCGGCTTTGATGTTGCTGCCTGTTGCGGCGGCACACTTGTTAGCCGCTTACCGCGCCAATATGATTTGCCAAGTGGGCGCACTCGCGCCCTTTTTTGACCGCAGAGTTTGAGATGGACGGCAACGGTGGAACTTCCCAAGACATTTGATTCGAAAGCCGCGGAAGAGAAGTGGTTCCAGAAGTGGATCGACCTTGGCTATTTCAAGGCCGATCCTTCGCGCGAGGGCCCGGTCTTCTCGGTAGTAATTCCGCCGCCGAATATCACGGGTCAGCTCCATCTCGGGCATGCGCTCAACGTGTCGCTCCAGGACATCATCGTGCGTACGCGCAGGATGCAGGGGTACAACACCCTGTGGCTGCCCGGCACCGATCATGCCGGAATCGCGACGCAGAACGCAGTCGAGAAGGCGCTCGCCAAGGAAGGCAAGAATCGTCATCAGCTCGGTCGCGAAGTCTTCCTCGACCGCGTATGGCAATGGCGCGATGAGTACGGCGGGCGCATCCTTCATCAGCTCCGCCGCCTCGGCGCGTCCTGCGATTGGAGCCGCGAGCGCTTCACGCTTGACCCTGGCCTGTCGAAGGCCGTGACGAAGGTCTTCGTCGATCTCTACAACAAGAAGCTCATTTATCGCGCCAAGCGGCTTATCAACTGGTGTCCCCGATGCGAGACGGCGCTGTCCGATCTTGAAGTCGATCACAAGGATGCCAAGGGCGCGCTTTACTACGTGCTCTACAATTTCGTCGATGGCTCGGGCTCGCTGACGGTCGCGACGACGCGGCCCGAGACAATTCTCGGCGACACTGCGGTCGCGGTGAATCCCGGAGACGATCGCTTCCAGGCGTCCGTCGGCAAGAGTGTGCGGGTGCCGCTAACGAGCCGCGACGTGAGCGTGATCGCGGACAGCGCCGTCGATCGCGAGTTCGGCACCGGCGCGCTCAAGATAACACCCGGTCATGATCTCAACGACTTCGAGATCGGCAAACGCCACAATCTGGAACAAATCTCGGTGCTCGACGAGCGCGCGCACATGAACGAGAACGGCGGCCCGTATAAGGGGCTGTCGCGCGGAGATGCGCGCAAGCGGATCGTCGCAGATCTTGAAGCCGCTGGATTGCTCGAGAAAGTCGAGCCGCACAATCATGCTGTCGGCGTCTGCTCGCGATGCGATACCGTCGTCGAGCCGATGCTCTCAGAGCAGTGGTTCATGGCGATGCAGGAGATGGCACGGCGGGCGGGTGATGCGGTGCGCAAGGGCGACACCACGTTTCATCCGAAGTTCTGGGAGAACACGTTCTTCAACTGGATCGACAATATCCACGATTGGTGCGTATCGCGGCAGCTATGGTGGGGCCATCGGATTCCGGCGTATCACTGTGTGCGATGCAATCATCTGATTGTCGCGCTGGAGCGCCCTGCGACGTGCCCGGAATGCGACGGCAGCGATATCACGCAGGACGAGGATGTGCTCGATACGTGGTTCAGTTCGGGCCTGTGGCCTTTTTCGACCCTCGGATGGCCCGAGAATACCGCCGATCTGCAGAAGTACTATCCAACGAGCCTCTTGCTGACGGGCTTCGACATCATCTTCTTCTGGGTCGCGCGCATGATGATGTTCGGGCTCGAGTTCACGGACCAGGTACCGTTCCGTGACGTGTACATCACGCCGCTCGTGCGCGACGAGCTCGGCAAGAAGATGACGAAGTCGAAGGGCAACGTCGTCGATCCGCTCGAGCTGATGGAGCAGTACGGCGCCGATGCGCTGCGCTTCACGCTCGCGCAGTTGGCGGCGCAGGGCCGCGACGTCATCCTGTCGCACGATCGCTTCGCGGCCTCGCGCGCCTTCGCCAATAAGATCTGGAACGCCGCCCGCTTCGTGCTGATGAATCTCGAAGGCGCGCCCGAGCCGATTCCGACCGTTGATGACTCGAAGCTGTCGCTCGCTGACAGATGGATTCTCGATCGCCTGAACCAGACAACTCGCGAAGTGACCGAGTACATCGACAAGTACGAATTCAACAACGCCGCGATGGTCGTGTACGACTTCGCCTGGCATCAGTTCTGCGATTGGTACATCGAGCTGGCGAAGGAGCCGCTGAAGGCGAGCGGCGATCGCCAGGCCGCCGCGCGCTACGTGCTGGTGCACACGCTCGATCAGATGCTGCGCTTGTTGCATCCGTTCATGCCGTTCGTGACCGAGGAAATCTGGCAGGCGATTCGCCCTTACATCGGCGAGCCGAACCTCCCGCCGCATCTGCCGATCGCAAGCTTCCCGATCGCGCGCGAGGGCTCGCTGCTGTCGCCAGCCGAATGCGGAGCGATGGAGCACTGCATCGCGGCGACCGAGGAAATCAATTCGCTACGTTCTCTTTTGGGATGGCATCCGGGGCAGCGCACACGCGCGGTGGTCCGACTCGGCGAGGGCACCTCGCCATCAGAGATCGAACTGTGGCGACAATATGTGAGCGTACTGGCGAAGCTTGAAACTCTCAGCACGGAGCCGATCGCAGGCGCGCAGGTCGTGTACTCGCATCTGTTGTGGGCTGATATCGGCGTCGCGGCTCCCGATGGCTACGACTTCGAGCAGGCGCGGCGCAAGTTGCAGAAGCAACTCGACGAAGTCGTGAAGCACTCGACGCAGCATTCGAAGCGGCTGAATGACGAGCAGTTTATGGCCAAGGCCGATCCGCAGACCAAAGAAGAAGTCGCCGAGCGCTATAAGCTCCTGCAGACACAGCATCGGCAGTTGAGCGAGCAGTTGAAGCAACTCGAAGGCATCGCGTGATCGCCATATTGCTCCCTCTTATCTCCGGATCCCCTCGCCTTACTCCCAGGATAGGGAGAGGGGACAGCGAGGAGAGTCGCCAATGGAGATGATCCGGCAGCTCGATCTCTCCGACTACATCCGGCGGGCGTTGGCTGAGGATGTGGGACAGGGCGATCTCACTACTGCTGCGACGGTATCGCCCGGTCAGCTCGGGCGCGCGATTATTAAGGTTAAAGAGCCGCGGATGATTGTCGCGGGTGCGTTCCTCATCGAACAGGTCTTCGCGATGACCGGCGCTGAGCCGAACATGCTCACGCTCACGGACGAAGGCTGCGAGCTCAAGGCTGGCGACGTGCTTGCCGATGTCGAGGGGCGGCTCGCGGGGCTGCTCGTCGGGGAGCGGACTGCGCTCAACTTCGTTCAATTGCTCTCCGGTATCGCGACTGCAACTCGCGTCTACGTCGAGGCAATCGCGGGCACGCGTGCGAAGATTATCGACACGCGCAAGACGCATCCTGGTCTGCGCGTCCTCGAGAAGTATGCGGTCCGCGCTGGCGGCGGCCATAACCATCGCCTCGGACTCGACAGCGGTGTGCTGATCAAGGAGAACCACGTCGCTGCAGCAGGTGGGATTACTCCTGCGATCAAACGCGCGCGCCAACTCGCGCCGCACACAATCAGGATCGAATGCGAATGCGAGACGCTCGCGCAGGTCGACGAGGCCGTGCGCGCCGGCGCCGATGCGATCCTGCTCGACAATATGACGCTCGCGCAGGTGCGCGAAGCGCGCGCCAAAGTCGGCGAGAAGATCATCCTCGAAGTCTCTGGAGGCATCACGCGCGACACCGTGCGCGCGCTTGCCGAGACTGGCGTCGATTTGATCTCGGTCGGTGCGCTGACGCATTCTGTAAAGGCTGTAGATATCAGCATGAGGATCGACCAGACCTGACGCTCCGGAGCCGCGACTGACTGATGCCCGACAATCCATACCGATCGATCGAACGCGGCGAACCGGGACGGATCGGATGGCGAATCCACTACTTCGACGAAGTCGATTCCACCCAGGAGATCGCGCGCGAGCTTGCTGCGCAGGGAAGCCAACAAGGCACCGCAATAATCGCTGACCGGCAGACCGCGGGCCGCGGCCGCCTCGGCCGCTCGTGGCATTCGCCCGCCGGAGCCAACCTCTACACGACGATCATCCTGCGCCCTGCGATGCCGCTTGCGAGCGTGCCTCAGCTAAGCCTCGTCGCGGGACTGGCCGTTGCCGATGTGCTCGAGCGCGTCGCGCCGGGTATCGTCGGACTCAAGTGGCCCAACGACGTATGGCTTCGCGGGCGCAAGGTCTCCGGCATGATCGCCGAGGCGATCACCGACAAGCGCGGCAATCTCGAGTGTGTGCTGCTTGGGATCGGCATCAACGTGAATCTCACCGCGAGCGATATTCCCGATGAACTGCGCGAGCGCGCGACATCAATTCGAATCGCGACCGGTCGCGCATGGGATCGAATCGAACTCGCCGATTCGCTTTTTTCCTTGCTCGACTCTCGCTATATGGAAGCTCTGACCGCGGGCTTCGCCGCTGTTCGGCCAGCGTGGGAACGCTACTCGGCGCTTACAGGGAAGCGGGTAGCGATCGTGGACGGCGGGCGGCGCCAGGGCGGTATCGTACGGGGTATCGACGATGACGGCGCGCTGATGCTCGA from the Candidatus Binataceae bacterium genome contains:
- a CDS encoding valine--tRNA ligase, giving the protein MELPKTFDSKAAEEKWFQKWIDLGYFKADPSREGPVFSVVIPPPNITGQLHLGHALNVSLQDIIVRTRRMQGYNTLWLPGTDHAGIATQNAVEKALAKEGKNRHQLGREVFLDRVWQWRDEYGGRILHQLRRLGASCDWSRERFTLDPGLSKAVTKVFVDLYNKKLIYRAKRLINWCPRCETALSDLEVDHKDAKGALYYVLYNFVDGSGSLTVATTRPETILGDTAVAVNPGDDRFQASVGKSVRVPLTSRDVSVIADSAVDREFGTGALKITPGHDLNDFEIGKRHNLEQISVLDERAHMNENGGPYKGLSRGDARKRIVADLEAAGLLEKVEPHNHAVGVCSRCDTVVEPMLSEQWFMAMQEMARRAGDAVRKGDTTFHPKFWENTFFNWIDNIHDWCVSRQLWWGHRIPAYHCVRCNHLIVALERPATCPECDGSDITQDEDVLDTWFSSGLWPFSTLGWPENTADLQKYYPTSLLLTGFDIIFFWVARMMMFGLEFTDQVPFRDVYITPLVRDELGKKMTKSKGNVVDPLELMEQYGADALRFTLAQLAAQGRDVILSHDRFAASRAFANKIWNAARFVLMNLEGAPEPIPTVDDSKLSLADRWILDRLNQTTREVTEYIDKYEFNNAAMVVYDFAWHQFCDWYIELAKEPLKASGDRQAAARYVLVHTLDQMLRLLHPFMPFVTEEIWQAIRPYIGEPNLPPHLPIASFPIAREGSLLSPAECGAMEHCIAATEEINSLRSLLGWHPGQRTRAVVRLGEGTSPSEIELWRQYVSVLAKLETLSTEPIAGAQVVYSHLLWADIGVAAPDGYDFEQARRKLQKQLDEVVKHSTQHSKRLNDEQFMAKADPQTKEEVAERYKLLQTQHRQLSEQLKQLEGIA
- the nadC gene encoding carboxylating nicotinate-nucleotide diphosphorylase, yielding MEMIRQLDLSDYIRRALAEDVGQGDLTTAATVSPGQLGRAIIKVKEPRMIVAGAFLIEQVFAMTGAEPNMLTLTDEGCELKAGDVLADVEGRLAGLLVGERTALNFVQLLSGIATATRVYVEAIAGTRAKIIDTRKTHPGLRVLEKYAVRAGGGHNHRLGLDSGVLIKENHVAAAGGITPAIKRARQLAPHTIRIECECETLAQVDEAVRAGADAILLDNMTLAQVREARAKVGEKIILEVSGGITRDTVRALAETGVDLISVGALTHSVKAVDISMRIDQT
- a CDS encoding biotin--[acetyl-CoA-carboxylase] ligase; this encodes MPDNPYRSIERGEPGRIGWRIHYFDEVDSTQEIARELAAQGSQQGTAIIADRQTAGRGRLGRSWHSPAGANLYTTIILRPAMPLASVPQLSLVAGLAVADVLERVAPGIVGLKWPNDVWLRGRKVSGMIAEAITDKRGNLECVLLGIGINVNLTASDIPDELRERATSIRIATGRAWDRIELADSLFSLLDSRYMEALTAGFAAVRPAWERYSALTGKRVAIVDGGRRQGGIVRGIDDDGALMLDLGDKVERIVAGEVTVEGAYA